In Amaranthus tricolor cultivar Red isolate AtriRed21 chromosome 3, ASM2621246v1, whole genome shotgun sequence, a single window of DNA contains:
- the LOC130808059 gene encoding receptor-like protein 38, giving the protein MRILVFFLFIHCLNISFINGGILSEQEALLAIKSAIKDDPYKSLSSWKNTTHHCNWSFVTCSSSSHSPTVISLNISNLELNGTLSSQISFLTNLQNLSLHDNYFYGHVPSSLSLLKKLQYLHLEFNHFSGSLSLFINMSELRCLSLRGNDFSGEIPNSFSLLTNLTFLDFSYNQLHGEIPNSFSLLTNLSDLDLSNNQLHGEIPNSFSLLTNLNRLDLSNNQLHGEIPNSFSLLTTLSFLLLSSNQLHGEIPNSFSLLTNLNLLDLSSNQLHGEIPNSFSLLTNLSVLDLSYNQLHGEIPNSFSLHTNLIELYLSNNQLHGEIPNSFSLLTNLRDLDLSSNQLHGEIPNSFSLLTNLDLLDLSNNQLHGEIPNSFSLLTTLSFLLLSSNQLHGEIPNSFSLLTNLNLLDLSSNQLHGEIPVNIGKLTSLRHLLVANNNLIGKITPQITGYNVTNFKNSSICNLVYLITLDLSYNKFNGEVPHCLGNTSTQLTALNLQSNNFKGIIPSALFFACDLLDYVDFTDNQLEGAIPRSLSKCRNLRVLNLRNNKFKDLFPYWLGSLPSLEVLSLSFNKFHGDITNNLSKIAAFPFSNLQILDLSNNNFCGKLPFMYIKQFRSMMDNNMSTIGSPRYLEIENGYLYMYSIKMIVKGVELDYKEIITSMSTFDMSNNHFEGEIPNSIGMLQALRNLNLSHNLLIGNIPPSIGNLSWLDGLDLSSNRLIGEIPQELVSLTFLEVFNVSYNQLEGPIPHGNQFDTFPSDSYEGNLELCGAPLLECKNNTVVQSLNNDNVEEKTELSMWEVVVIGFGSGTIVGLAWGYYILSMGKPFWLFKLLNKMEWVLLDFHDHHFSRRSRTRRTKN; this is encoded by the exons atgcgAATTCTTGTTTTCTTCTTGTTTATTCACTGTCTGAATAtaagcttcatcaatggcgGAATATTATCAGAACAAGAAGCATTATTAGCTATTAAATCTGCCATTAAAGATGATCCTTATAAAAGTCTATCATCTTGGAAAAACACTACTCACCATTGCAATTGGTCGTTCGTCACTTGCTCTTCGTCTTCTCACTCTCCCACTGTCATTTCCCTGAACATCTCCAACTTAGAACTCAATGGTACTCTCTCTTCTCAAATCAGTTTTCTTACAAACCTGCAAAACCTATCTCTCCATGATAACTATTTTTATGGGCATGTCCcgtcttctctttctcttcttaaAAAACTCCAATATCTCCACCTAGAATTTAACCATTTTAGTGGCTcactctctttatttattaatatgtcGGAGCTTCGGTGCCTTTCCCTTCGTGGGAACGACTTTtctggtgagataccaaattctttttctcttcttacaaatttgacttttttggatttttcatataatcaattacatggtgagataccaaattctttttctcttcttacaaatttgagtgatttggatttatcaaataatcaattacatggtgagataccaaattctttttctcttcttacaaatttgaatcgtttggatttatcaaataatcaattacatggtgagataccaaattctttttctcttcttacaactttgagttttttgttattatcaagtaatcaattacatggtgagataccaaattctttttctcttcttacaaatttgaatcTTTTGGATTTATCAagtaatcaattacatggtgagataccaaattctttttctcttcttacaaatttgagtGTGTTGGATTTATcatataatcaattacatggtgagataccaaattctttttctcttcataCAAATTTGATTGAGTtgtatttatcaaataatcaattacatggtgagataccaaattctttttctcttcttacaaatttgagagatttggatttatcaagtaatcaattacatggtgagataccaaattctttttctcttcttacaaatttggaTCTTttggatttatcaaataatcaattacatggtgagataccaaattctttttctcttcttacaactttgagttttttgttattatcaagtaatcaattacatggtgagataccaaattctttttctcttcttacaaatttgaatcTTTTGGATTTATCAagtaatcaattacatggtgagatacctgTCAACATTGGAAAGTTAACGAGTCTTCGTCATTTGTTGGTTGCCAACAATAACTTGATTGGAaaaatcacaccacagattacaG GATACAATGTCACGAATTTTAAAAACTCTTCTATCTGCAACTTGGTTTATCTTATAACCCTTGATTTATCTTATAACAAGTTTAATGGAGAAGTTCCTCATTGCTTGGGCAATACTAGTACTCAATTAACTGCATTGAATCtccaatcaaataatttcaagGGCATCATTCCATCAGCATTATTTTTTGCTTGTGATTTATTGGATTATGTAGATTTTACTGACAATCAGTTAGAAGGAGCTATACCTAGGTCTTTATCTAAATGTAGAAACCTAAGAGTCCTAAATTTGAGgaacaacaaattcaaagatCTATTTCCATACTGGTTAGGTAGCCTTCCATCTTTAGAGGTTCTCAGCCTATCCTTTAATAAATTTCATGGTGATATAACCAACAATTTATCAAAGATTGCAGCGTTTCCTTTTTCAAATCTACAAATTCTCGACCTTTCAAACAATAATTTTTGTGGTAAGTTGCCATTCATGTACATCAAACAATTTCGTTCCATGATGGATAACAACATGTCTACTATAGGAAGTCCAAGGTACttagaaattgaaaatggttatttatatatgtactcCATCAAGATGATAGTAAAAGGGGTGGAACTGGATTATAAGGAGATAATTACTTCTATGTCAACATTTGATATGTCTAATAATCACTTTGAAGGAGAGATTCCAAATTCTATAGGGATGTTGCAAGCACTTCGAAATCTTAATCTTTCGCATAACCTACTTATCGGAAACATCCCTCCATCCATTGGGAACTTATCATGGTTGGATGGTTTAGACCTATCATCAAATAGGCTTATCGGTGAAATCCCTCAAGAACTTGTTAGTTTAACATTTCTCGAGGTTTTTAATGTTTCATATAATCAACTGGAAGGGCCTATACCCCATGGTAACCAATTTGATACCTTCCCATCTGATTCGTACGAGGGAAATCTTGAATTGTGTGGAGCACCATTACTTGAATGCAAAAACAATACTGTTGTgcaatctttgaacaatgataatGTGGAAGAAAAAACAGAATTATCGATGTGGGAAGTTGTAGTGATTGGATTTGGAAGTGGTACAATAGTTGGTTTGGCTTGGGGGTACTACATATTGTCAATGGGGAAGCctttttggctttttaaattgttgaacaAGATGGAATGGGTTTTACTTGATTTTCATGACCACCATTTCAGTAGAAGAAGTAGAACAAGaagaacaaagaactaa